A genomic segment from Desulfurella amilsii encodes:
- the accD gene encoding acetyl-CoA carboxylase, carboxyltransferase subunit beta produces MLFKKKKKNEEKWIKCPSCGETAYIDELKRNFWVCKCGYYFRISAEKRIAITVDQNSFKEFDQSIRTKDPLNFVDLKPYKDRTNEAIEKTSNKEAVVCGTCTIKEKPCVIVAMDFSFLGGSMGYATGEKIVRAIEKAIKHSLALVIISSSGGARMQEGILSLMQMERTSFALTKLAEKGLPYISVLTDPTTGGVSASFAMLGDIIVAEPKALIGFAGPRVIEQTIGHALPEGFQRSEFLLEKGFIDLICERKDLPDTIAKFLEFFHNDRR; encoded by the coding sequence ATGCTGTTTAAAAAAAAGAAAAAAAATGAAGAAAAATGGATCAAATGTCCATCCTGCGGTGAAACCGCCTATATCGACGAACTAAAGCGTAATTTTTGGGTATGCAAGTGTGGGTACTATTTTAGGATATCAGCAGAAAAACGTATTGCAATAACAGTCGACCAAAATAGTTTTAAAGAATTTGATCAAAGTATAAGGACTAAAGACCCATTAAACTTCGTTGATCTCAAACCTTACAAAGATAGAACAAACGAAGCTATTGAAAAAACTTCCAACAAAGAAGCGGTAGTGTGTGGCACATGCACCATAAAAGAAAAACCATGCGTCATAGTAGCAATGGATTTTTCCTTTTTGGGTGGTTCAATGGGGTACGCCACAGGAGAAAAGATTGTCAGGGCAATAGAAAAAGCCATAAAGCATAGTTTAGCGTTAGTTATTATTAGTTCTTCTGGCGGTGCAAGGATGCAAGAAGGCATATTGTCTTTGATGCAAATGGAGCGCACTTCTTTTGCTCTAACTAAATTGGCAGAAAAAGGATTACCATATATTTCTGTGTTAACAGATCCCACAACAGGGGGCGTGTCCGCAAGTTTTGCAATGCTTGGGGATATTATTGTCGCTGAGCCAAAAGCTCTCATTGGCTTTGCTGGCCCGCGTGTCATTGAACAAACTATAGGCCATGCTTTACCAGAAGGATTTCAAAGGTCAGAATTTTTGCTTGAAAAAGGTTTTATTGATTTAATATGTGAAAGAAAAGACTTGCCAGACACAATTGCTAAATTTTTAGAATTTTTTCACAATGACAGACGATGA
- the gatB gene encoding Asp-tRNA(Asn)/Glu-tRNA(Gln) amidotransferase subunit GatB, translating into MKFEPTIGLEVHIQLLTDSKIFCSCSTKFGSLPNENVCPVCLGMPGVLPVLNKKVVEFALRLGLALNCTINKYSVMARKNYFYPDLPKNYQISQYELPILTGGYVEIEDENGFKKIPLERIHIEEDAGKTIHTSNSSLIDYNRTGTALLEIVSKPAIETPRQAYEYLRSLRRIVRYLGICDGNMEEGSLRCDANISIKPKGQKELGTKVEVKNMNSFKHVEKALEYEWNRQIQAVMDNQSIIQETRLFDEKTLTTKSMRSKEEAYEYRYFPDPDLVPISINDDFTQSVKGNLPELPFEKMQRFVKHYSIKEEDAKTLVESKDIADYYEESAKLSNPKAACNWILTEVLGYLNKENKDITQCKIKPANLAELINLVENNVISGKIAKEVFAKMYENALSPKVIIEKENLVLIQDTSIIEKALDEAIASNPKAVEQYKTGKKNTIGFFVGAVMKATKGKADPKIVNELIIKKLGDI; encoded by the coding sequence GGCTTAGAGGTTCACATTCAACTTTTAACAGATAGCAAGATATTTTGCTCTTGCTCGACAAAATTTGGCTCGCTACCAAACGAAAACGTATGTCCTGTGTGTTTAGGTATGCCTGGCGTTTTGCCGGTTTTGAACAAAAAAGTAGTGGAATTTGCACTAAGGCTTGGACTTGCGCTAAATTGTACGATAAATAAATACTCTGTTATGGCAAGAAAAAATTATTTTTATCCTGATTTACCAAAAAATTACCAGATCTCACAATACGAGCTACCCATATTAACTGGTGGTTATGTAGAAATTGAAGATGAAAATGGCTTCAAAAAAATACCCCTTGAGCGTATTCACATAGAAGAAGACGCAGGCAAAACCATACACACATCAAATTCAAGTTTGATAGATTATAACAGAACTGGCACAGCACTGCTTGAGATTGTATCAAAGCCTGCCATAGAAACACCAAGGCAAGCTTACGAGTATTTGAGATCCCTAAGAAGAATTGTGAGGTATTTAGGCATTTGCGATGGCAACATGGAAGAAGGCTCACTGAGGTGTGATGCAAACATATCCATAAAACCAAAGGGCCAAAAAGAATTAGGCACAAAGGTTGAAGTTAAAAATATGAACTCCTTTAAGCATGTCGAAAAAGCACTTGAGTATGAATGGAATCGCCAGATTCAGGCTGTTATGGACAACCAGAGTATTATTCAAGAAACAAGACTATTTGATGAAAAAACACTCACAACAAAATCCATGCGCTCCAAAGAAGAAGCTTACGAGTATAGATACTTTCCAGATCCTGATCTTGTACCTATTTCTATTAATGATGATTTTACCCAATCCGTAAAAGGCAATTTGCCAGAACTGCCATTTGAAAAAATGCAACGATTTGTTAAACATTACAGTATAAAAGAAGAAGATGCAAAAACGCTTGTTGAGTCAAAAGATATTGCCGATTATTATGAAGAGTCTGCAAAACTGTCAAATCCCAAAGCGGCTTGCAACTGGATTTTAACCGAAGTTTTAGGATATTTAAACAAAGAAAACAAAGACATAACGCAATGCAAAATTAAACCTGCAAATTTAGCGGAACTTATTAATTTAGTTGAAAATAATGTTATTAGTGGTAAAATAGCAAAAGAGGTTTTTGCAAAAATGTATGAAAATGCCCTTTCACCTAAAGTAATTATAGAAAAAGAAAACCTAGTTTTAATTCAAGATACAAGCATTATAGAAAAAGCTTTAGATGAAGCAATAGCGTCTAACCCGAAGGCAGTTGAGCAATACAAAACTGGCAAAAAGAATACAATTGGTTTTTTTGTAGGGGCTGTGATGAAAGCTACAAAAGGCAAAGCAGATCCAAAAATCGTCAATGAACTTATAATAAAAAAATTGGGTGATATATGA
- a CDS encoding dihydroorotase codes for MRIVIHSGLVIDPANNLEKVTNVVINDDKIELVGNTNGLSIDKEIDASGLVVCPGFVDLHTHLRDPGFTKKETIQTGAAAAVAGGFTSICCMPNTNPLIDNELTVSYITNKASSLNICDIRPIGAITKNQEGKQLCDYLSLKSAGCIAFSDDGKPVSDANLLYTALIYTKNNGDFIFALHEEDYSLSKGGIINEGKTAFGLGLKGIPSLAESSMIARDIEILRAVKDARLHICHVSAKESIALLKNAKKEGLNITFEVTPHHLALTEEEAYNYNTYAKVNPPLKSKEDLESIIEAFKQDLVDAIATDHAPHELDSKNVLIQDASFGISGLETAFGVVNTYLVKKNLISLFKAIELLSTKPAKAFKLDAGKLTEGSLANIVLLDPNKEWVVDSNNFKSKGKNTPFNLKTLSGNIEQTIYKGKTVYRR; via the coding sequence ATGAGAATCGTTATTCACTCAGGGCTAGTCATTGACCCAGCCAACAATCTTGAAAAAGTCACAAATGTTGTGATAAATGATGATAAAATTGAGCTTGTTGGAAATACAAACGGTTTATCAATAGATAAAGAAATTGATGCAAGTGGTCTTGTAGTGTGCCCTGGCTTCGTTGATTTGCATACGCATTTAAGAGATCCAGGCTTTACAAAAAAAGAGACTATACAAACTGGTGCAGCTGCAGCAGTAGCAGGCGGTTTTACAAGTATCTGCTGTATGCCAAATACAAACCCACTAATAGATAATGAATTGACGGTTTCCTATATCACAAATAAAGCTTCCAGTCTAAATATTTGCGATATCCGCCCAATTGGCGCTATCACAAAAAACCAAGAAGGCAAACAACTTTGTGATTATCTCAGTTTAAAAAGCGCAGGCTGCATTGCTTTTAGTGACGATGGAAAGCCTGTATCAGACGCAAATTTGCTATACACTGCACTTATCTACACTAAAAACAATGGAGACTTCATTTTTGCGCTTCACGAAGAAGACTACAGTCTTTCTAAAGGCGGCATTATAAACGAAGGCAAAACAGCATTTGGGCTTGGATTAAAAGGTATACCAAGCCTTGCAGAAAGTTCAATGATAGCACGTGATATTGAAATACTAAGGGCTGTTAAAGATGCTCGTTTGCATATATGTCATGTTAGCGCAAAGGAATCTATAGCGCTTTTAAAAAACGCTAAAAAAGAAGGCTTGAATATAACTTTTGAAGTTACACCGCACCATCTTGCACTAACCGAAGAAGAAGCTTACAATTACAACACTTATGCAAAAGTTAATCCGCCGCTTAAATCTAAAGAAGATCTAGAGTCAATCATAGAAGCATTCAAGCAAGATTTAGTGGATGCCATTGCGACAGACCACGCACCGCACGAGCTTGATTCAAAAAATGTACTCATTCAAGATGCAAGCTTTGGCATAAGCGGCCTTGAGACAGCTTTTGGTGTTGTAAATACTTATTTGGTCAAAAAAAATCTTATAAGCCTGTTCAAAGCCATAGAATTATTGTCCACAAAACCTGCTAAAGCGTTTAAACTAGACGCAGGGAAACTCACTGAAGGCTCATTGGCAAATATTGTTTTACTTGATCCCAACAAAGAGTGGGTGGTAGACTCAAATAACTTTAAATCAAAAGGTAAAAATACGCCATTTAACTTAAAAACTCTTTCTGGAAATATAGAGCAGACAATTTACAAAGGAAAAACTGTATATAGAAGGTGA
- a CDS encoding nuclease-related domain-containing protein → MLFFCIITRFWDRFFSIEPSDQELFGFAAESILQKILTQKNYTAFYNRILKSPYNKHRFLEIDAIIYHNNTIFCVEMKNYKGTIYYAANFQNDTFDSYKTNTIIQLKTDKHLNQTFKALPNPLDKTKFFTKQLRKYLLRFDNRFSTIKFKSVVVFLDSSTNIDGIQSFEEGLIYFSQLEDFLEQQSQNGTNNAWVLDYLEKLPTFDKIITVNNQTIQGILKEIIIHCQKPNTELDLKKIRAIDIKHKFTSCKAQIMLQYNDLTTCEFVCDKLTVILDKFGTLQKHRLSNINKIIVGTHSLRPL, encoded by the coding sequence ATGTTATTTTTTTGCATCATAACAAGATTTTGGGATAGATTTTTCTCGATTGAGCCAAGTGATCAAGAATTATTTGGCTTTGCCGCTGAGTCAATTTTGCAAAAAATTTTAACACAGAAAAATTATACAGCATTTTATAACCGCATACTTAAAAGCCCCTACAACAAACATCGCTTCTTAGAAATTGATGCAATTATTTATCACAATAATACTATTTTTTGCGTAGAAATGAAAAACTACAAGGGTACTATATATTATGCAGCTAATTTTCAAAATGATACATTTGATTCTTACAAAACCAACACAATCATACAGCTAAAAACTGACAAACACTTAAACCAAACATTCAAAGCATTACCTAATCCCCTTGATAAAACAAAATTTTTTACAAAACAACTAAGAAAGTACTTATTGCGATTTGATAATCGTTTTTCAACAATAAAGTTTAAAAGCGTTGTAGTTTTTTTAGATTCATCAACTAACATTGATGGCATTCAGTCATTTGAAGAAGGGTTAATATATTTTTCCCAATTGGAAGATTTTTTAGAACAACAATCGCAAAACGGCACCAATAATGCATGGGTATTGGATTATTTAGAGAAACTCCCAACTTTTGATAAAATAATTACCGTAAATAATCAAACAATACAGGGTATTTTGAAAGAAATAATCATCCACTGCCAAAAACCAAATACTGAACTAGATTTAAAAAAAATTAGAGCAATAGATATAAAGCACAAATTCACAAGTTGCAAAGCTCAAATAATGCTTCAATATAACGATTTAACCACTTGCGAGTTTGTGTGTGATAAACTAACAGTAATTTTAGACAAGTTTGGCACACTCCAAAAGCACAGACTTTCAAATATAAACAAAATTATCGTTGGCACACACAGCCTAAGACCGCTTTAA